In Rhea pennata isolate bPtePen1 chromosome 22, bPtePen1.pri, whole genome shotgun sequence, a single genomic region encodes these proteins:
- the C22H1orf159 gene encoding uncharacterized protein C1orf159 homolog: MEVPYVLLLTKLVAEVASKSTQTLISETECCVDVWDTNSSCPVTNQCSPGCYRRWNEDGSSSCIKCKNETLPVAPVYNLTDCRNSGSRGMNFQMNISTVTPFIQNIGGPEVAASLIVGTFFISLFLILSVASFFYLKRANKLPNIFYRRNKASVLQPSETASMIPPPASSVRKPRYVRRERSIVTSASSAMISSAETRVSNV; the protein is encoded by the exons ATGGAGGTGCCATATGTCCTTCTCTTAACTAAACTTGTAGCAGAAGTTGCCAGCAAATCTACTCAGACTTTG ATTTCAGAGACAGAATGTTGTGTGGATGTGTGGGATACAAACAGTTCCTGTCCAGTAACCAACCAGTGCAGTCCAG GTTGTTACAGGCGATGGAATGAGGATGGCAGTAGTAGCTgcattaaatgcaaaaatgaaaccCTTCCTGTTGCACCTGTTTACAATCTGACTGATTGCAGAAATT cTGGTAGCAGAGGAATGAATTTCCAAATGAATATAAGCACTGTAACTCCCTTCATACAGAACATAG GAGGCCCGGAAGTGGCAGCCTCTCTTATTGTGGgaacatttttcatcagtttattCTTGATTCTGTCTGTTGCTTCTTTCTTCTACCTCAAACGTGCCAATAAACTTCCTAACATTttctacagaagaaataaag CATCTGTTCTCCAGCCTAGTGAAACG GCATCCATGATACCTCCCCCTGCTTCTTCAG TTCGGAAGCCGCGATATGTCAGACGAGAACGGTCGATAGTGACATCTGCATCTTCTGCTATGATCTCTTCTGCAGAAACGAGGGTCAGCAATGTTTAG